In Nymphaea colorata isolate Beijing-Zhang1983 chromosome 3, ASM883128v2, whole genome shotgun sequence, a genomic segment contains:
- the LOC116250132 gene encoding probable methyltransferase PMT9 isoform X3 has product MSGRSEGGGASYKKKLFFRFFIALIALLGLFSIYYGSLLPPRPLSRAEFDAAERTDIVVGKFSLSAGDADDGLYELKSIPVCDARLSELIPCSDRHLIYQMKWKFNLNLMEHYERHCPPEERRYNCLIPPPRGYKVPIKWPASRDEVWKVNIPHTHLASEKSDQNWMVVRGDKINFPGGGTHFHHGADKYIADLAKMLKFPNDNLNNGGHIRNVIDVGCGVASFGAYLLPLDIIAMSIAPNDGHENQIQFALERGIPATVGVLGTMRLPYPSRSFELAHCSRCRIDWLQRDGVLLLELDRVLRPGGYFAYSSPEAYSKDEENLRIWNSMSDLLRRMCWRVASKRNQTVIWVKATSNSCYNRRAPGTLPPLCGSDVDPDASWHVPMKACITPYSKKMHQEKGSGLVPWPQRLSTPPPRLQELHISSEAFFEDMEVWRRRVIQYWQEMKHEIETNTLRNIMDMNAKLGGFAAALKDKDVWVMNVVPVNQSDTLKIIYDRGLIGTMHDC; this is encoded by the exons ATGAGCGGCAGAAGCGAAGGTGGGGGTGCGTCTTACAAGAAGAAACTCTTCTTCCGCTTCTTCATCGCTCTGATCGCCCTCTTGGGGCTCTTCAGCATCTACTATGGCTCCCTCCTCCCTCCGCGACCACTCAGCAGAGCCGAGTTCGATGCTGCTGAGCGCACCGACATAGTCGTCGGTAAATTCTCTCTGTCGGCCGGCGACGCGGATGACGGTTTATACGAACTCAAAAGCATCCCT GTTTGTGATGCTAGGCTGTCGGAGTTGATCCCATGCTCGGATAGACATCTGATATATCAGATGAAATGGAAGTTCAATTTGAACTTGATGGAGCACTATGAGCGGCATTGCCCACCCGAAGAACGGCGATATAATTGTCTAATCCCTCCTCCCCGTGGTTACAAG GTACCCATCAAATGGCCTGCAAGCAGAGACGAAGTGTGGAAGGTGAACATACCTCACACTCACCTTGCCTCCGAGAAATCTGACCAGAACTGGATGGTGGTTAGAGGGGACAAGATAAATTTTCCTGGTGGAGGAACCCATTTTCATCATGGAGCGGATAAATACATTGCTGATTTGGCTAAG ATGCTCAAGTTCCCTAATGATAACCTCAACAACGGGGGGCACATTCGGAACGTCATTGATGTCGGTTGTGGTGTGGCAAGTTTTGGGGCGTACCTTCTTCCTCTTGATATTATAGCAATGTCAATTGCACCTAACGATGGTCATGAGAATCAGATCCAGTTCGCCCTGGAAAGGGGAATTCCGGCTACAGTTGGTGTTTTGGGGACTATGAGGCTTCCTTATCCTAGCAGATCGTTTGAGTTGGCCCATTGTTCACGTTGTAGGATTGATTGGCTTCAGAGAGATGGCGTTTTGTTGCTGGAATTGGATAGGGTACTGAGGCCAGGAGGTTATTTTGCCTACTCTTCTCCGGAAGCCTATTCAAAAGATGAGGAGAACCTTAGGATATGGAATTCTATGAGTGATCTTTTGAGAAGAATGTGCTGGAGGGTTGCATCGAAGAGAAATCAAACTGTCATCTGGGTTAAGGCGACAAGTAATAGCTGTTACAATAGACGAGCTCCTGGAACTTTGCCCCCACTGTGTGGCTCAGATGTGGATCCAGATGCATCTTGGCACGTGCCAATGAAGGCTTGTATTACACCATATTCAAAGA AGATGCATCAGGAAAAGGGTAGTGGCTTGGTTCCATGGCCTCAAAGGCTTTCAACACCCCCACCTCGTTTACAAGAGCTACATATTAGTAGTGAAGCGTTTTTCGAAGACATG GAAGTATGGCGTCGGAGGGTCATTCAGTACTGGCAGGAGATGAAACATGAAATAGAGACAAACACTTTAAGAAATATCATGGACATGAATGCAAAACTTGGTGGCTTTGCAGCTGCCCTTAAAGATAAAGATGTCTGGGTGATGAACGTGGTTCCTGTGAACCAGTCTGACACATTGAAGATCATTTATGACAGAGGACTTATTGGAACCATGCACGATTG CTGA